Genomic segment of Iocasia fonsfrigidae:
ATACCCTCATCATTTACAATTGTATTAACTGCACCAACCCTTTCTGCCAAAGGGTCAATTTTATCCAGTAGGGATATAACCTCTTCCTTATAAGGAATTGTTACATTAACACCCCTGATATTTAAGGAGCGTATACCCACAACAGCATCTGCTAACTCCCCAGGTTTTACCGAAAATGCCAGATAAACATAGTTTAGTCCTAGTCTCCTTAAAGTACTATTATGAAGTAGTGGTGAATAAGAATGACCTATCGGATAACCAATTAAACCAAGTAAAGTTGTTTTTATATTAACCATTACTTAACCTCCTTTTTTTCTTTATACCTGGCTTCAATTCAGCCAGTAACATACCAAATATAATAAAAAATCCACCTGTCAAACCATTTCTTCCTAGTGCTTCCCCCAGAAAAAGGAATGAAAAAAGTGCACCAAAAACCGGCTCAAGGGTAAAAACCAGAGCTGCATGGGTAGGTGTTGTATACTGTTGTGCACAACTCTGTAAATAATAAGCCAGCGCTGTTGCCAGTAAACCAGTATATAAAATAACAGCTGCTGAAATATAATCTATCCTGCCAATACCATTGTCAAAATATGCTAATAAATAAGCGGCAATAGCAGTCACAGCCAGTTGAATAAAAGTCAAAATGAACGGATCTTCTTTTTTAAGATATTTATCCAGTAAGACAATATGTAAAGCAAAAAAAAATGAACAAAGTACTGTTAAAAAGTCACCATAATTAAACCCTTGATTACCATTTGTCTCTGTTAAAAGAAAAAGGCCAATAATTGATAATATTATCCCCAGACAACTAAACAAATCCGGTATTTTTTTTAACATAAATACCAGGATTAAGGGAACTATAACTACCGCAAGTCCAGTAATAAGACTTGACCTTGAAGCTGTAGTAAACTTAAGTCCAATCACCTGCAAACAATACCCACTAAATAACAAAAGACCCAGCATCAGGCCCTTTTTAATGCTATGGTGGCTTACATTTGCTACCCTGTTTTTCAGAAAAAAAAGCAGGGCCAGCAGAGCAACTGTAAACCTAACTGCAATTAAAAAAAAGGGGTTAATACCTTCTATAATATATTTCATAATAGGAAAAGTACTCCCCCAGAGCATCACAACAATTATTAATAAAAGGTCACCCTTATATTGTTTATTTTTTAAAATCATCTATTTCCTCCCGGATTATTTGTAAATTTCTATCTTCTCCTCCAGTTTACTTCGTTTAATAATTACTATCTTTCTTTTATATTTTTTTATTATCCCTTCATCTGTCAATCTGTTCAATAATTTGGTAACAGTGACCCTGGAAGCCCCCAACAGATTAGCGATCTCCTGATGTGTCAGAACAATATCAATCATCTGACCACTCTTTACCCGAACACCAAACTCATCAGCAAATCTGAGCAAAAGGCTTGCCAGCCGACCCTCAGCATCCTGAAAAACAAGCTCTCTGATCTGACTTGTCAGCAGGCGAGATTTCTTAGCCAGGGCTTCAATAATCTTAATAGCCACTCCTGGATTTTTCATAATAATGGACTCTAGGTCAGCTAGCGAGATAATTACCAGTCTGGCATCTTCTATTACCTCTGCTGTCATTGGATGAGCATCCTGGGCAAAAAGGGATATTTCCCCAAAGATATCACCCTCCTGAAGTATAGTAAGGGATTTTTCCTTACCATCAGGTGACAGCAGAGATAGCTTTACCCTACCAGCTACCAGGATATAGAGCTTATCATCATCATTCCTTTCAAAGAAAATAACCTCATCCTTTAAATATTTCTTCTCATAGGCCTTCTCACAGATCAGTTTTACTTCATCCCAGTTAAGCCTGGAAAAAACAGCTAGTTCTTTTAAACACCTCTGCCTCTCCTCCATATAAAAAACCTACCCTTCAAAATCTTTATCTTTTTGACAATCAGCACAAATGCCATAAAATTTTATCCGATGCTCTTTAATGATAAAATCATAATTTTCTTCTAATTTATTTTCAAAACTCTCCAAATCATCATCATTAAACTCTATAATACGACCACATTCCTTGCAAATAAGGTGATGATGATGTCTCCCATCTTCCAAATTCAACTCATAACGGCGGTAATTACTATCAAAATCAAGCTGGTAAGCTATCCCCAGCTCACACAATATCTCCAGACTACGGTATATCGTTGCCAGTCCTACATCAGGGTTTATCTCCTTTACTTGATCATATAATTCCTCTGCACTATAA
This window contains:
- a CDS encoding Crp/Fnr family transcriptional regulator, yielding MEERQRCLKELAVFSRLNWDEVKLICEKAYEKKYLKDEVIFFERNDDDKLYILVAGRVKLSLLSPDGKEKSLTILQEGDIFGEISLFAQDAHPMTAEVIEDARLVIISLADLESIIMKNPGVAIKIIEALAKKSRLLTSQIRELVFQDAEGRLASLLLRFADEFGVRVKSGQMIDIVLTHQEIANLLGASRVTVTKLLNRLTDEGIIKKYKRKIVIIKRSKLEEKIEIYK
- a CDS encoding Fur family transcriptional regulator, which codes for MTDQLLESLTAKLVNNNYKLTSQRRLILEVLVENSDKHYSAEELYDQVKEINPDVGLATIYRSLEILCELGIAYQLDFDSNYRRYELNLEDGRHHHHLICKECGRIIEFNDDDLESFENKLEENYDFIIKEHRIKFYGICADCQKDKDFEG
- a CDS encoding DMT family transporter — encoded protein: MILKNKQYKGDLLLIIVVMLWGSTFPIMKYIIEGINPFFLIAVRFTVALLALLFFLKNRVANVSHHSIKKGLMLGLLLFSGYCLQVIGLKFTTASRSSLITGLAVVIVPLILVFMLKKIPDLFSCLGIILSIIGLFLLTETNGNQGFNYGDFLTVLCSFFFALHIVLLDKYLKKEDPFILTFIQLAVTAIAAYLLAYFDNGIGRIDYISAAVILYTGLLATALAYYLQSCAQQYTTPTHAALVFTLEPVFGALFSFLFLGEALGRNGLTGGFFIIFGMLLAELKPGIKKKRRLSNG